TGTTCTAAATCCTTGCGCCAAACAGTAAAATCAATTAACAATGTGTTAAACTATGTATGTCGGTTGATGGCTGAGCGATTTACttgccaccgccgccgccaccaccaccgcctCCGCCAAGTTCAAGGTTGAGACCACCgccaccaccgccgccgccgcctcCACCGAGCTCTTCAAAGGTGAGaccaccaccgccaccgccgccgccgccaccaccgGGCAGAGGTTCAGGCATGGCTGTAAAGAgaagaaaaagtatttgtaaTTATTCGGAAAGTCGATagcatgaatatatgtacatatatgtacgtgatTTTATGCATtgcttctttaatttttaaccgAATCCTGTCACTCACCCATAGCCATCGCCACTAAGGCCAGGACAAA
The DNA window shown above is from Bactrocera tryoni isolate S06 chromosome 4, CSIRO_BtryS06_freeze2, whole genome shotgun sequence and carries:
- the LOC120774926 gene encoding calpain small subunit 1-like, coding for MKFYALFAFVLALVAMAMAMPEPLPGGGGGGGGGGGLTFEELGGGGGGGGGGGLNLELGGGGGGGGGGGK